The Rickettsia endosymbiont of Gonocerus acuteangulatus nucleotide sequence CTCATGTTGAATTACTCTTGCAAGCCAATCATTAGCTTCAAGCTCTTGCGGTTTGTTATGATAATCTAAATATCTGATTTTTATAGATTCTGATCTTGCTATCTCATAACGTTGTTCAGGTACTGAAATACATCCTTCATTAGCTATAACAAGCTCTTCTGATTTTTCTATTATTTCAGGATTTACAATAAATAGTGGATAGAAATCTTTTGGTCTCTTAATCGGATCATGATCTTTTATATCAATTACCATGATACGTTTTAGTACCCCAACCTGCACAGCAGCAAGCCCTCCCCCATCTTCATGGTACATAGTTTCGACCATATCATCCATGAATTTTCGGATTTGGTCATTAACCTCTGGAACGGCTTGAGATTTTTGTTTTAACCTTTCATCAGGTGCTGTAACGATAGGCAGTATTGACATATTTTTGAGTTTTTTCTTTTTAACTATTATACCATAAACCCCCTAAAATGTAAAGAATGCGTAAAACAACATAAATTTTATTAGTAATATAGATAGACGAAGATCAACTTGGAAAAGAGCAAGGAGATTGATATCCTCGGAGCGGGAGCGTACACGCAAGTAACGTGAACATCTGAGGATTACAAAGACATTGTCCTCAATTTTTGAAGTTCTATCTAAATATATAGTTGCATAATAAACTCACTTGCCTACAATATTTTATTGAGTTAATAATATTTTTTAAAAAATAATGGCAAATATCAGATAACATGTTAAATAAATAAGCTTACATGACAACTAAAGAGGAATACACTAATGCATTGGCACGAGCTTGATATTGAAGAAATAACTGAACAGCTTGAAGATAATTATCATGATCAATATAATGATATTAAGCTTTCAGGATTGAAACGACTTATTGAATCTTTAATAGATTCAGAAAGTTTTGAAGGAGAGATTAAAGAAATAACGCTAGAAGAAATTTTAGAAAGATGGGGAGAAATTAGGGAAGAAAACGAGTAATAATTATAGAATTTTTCAGGCAGTTTATGGATTAACTTTATAAAAATATTATAAATAATAATAATATAGCAACTGCCTGAAAAAAAACTCTCATAGTCATAAGCTTTGAGCTAAATTTTTTATCAAATTTACCACCAATAGCCATCGATACTACCCCTATAATCAAAACTAAGCCGGTTAAACAAAGTGCTATTAACAACCACATCATAATTTATATCTTATTTACTTACAGGAATTTATACCTTACCATTTTTAAAGCAAGCAGTCTATCTATATCGAGCTGGAAATTACGAATTTTATGTTGTTTCTCTAAAAGGAAACTCTATCCATACTCCATCATCAAAATCATCTTCATCGTCTTCATCATCATATTCTTTAACTAGTCTTGCATCTAAAGGAATTTCACCTATTAATTTCTGTATTTGATTTATTTGCTCAGAAATATTTTGTAGATTCATATCTATTTTTCTTCCATAATCTAATATTCTTGTTTCTATGTTATTCATAAAATATTCTCCTGATTTTATTTGGTACCTTGGGTTAAGAACTTAAATTAACCCAAGGCATAAATTATTAAGGATATTGTTCAAATAAAAGCTACAAAACTTACGCTATGTTTGGTTCTAAATATCGTAAAGATGGAGAACGCAGCTGTTGTTGCATATAGTCATCTAAAAGCCCTAACTTTATTTGGTAAACCGTTTTACCGATTGTATTTGCAGTCCTTTTGAGAAATGCCCAAACTAAAAATGCCCAACTAATATGATTATGTTGAATACGCTGTTTCCTGCATTGACAACGTTCTATCCCAGTAAGTTGCTTAATTTCTGCATGCTCTCAATTACCCATCGAAAGCCACACTCATCTTGTGCAGCTTTAGAAGATTTGTGAGTTTTGTTATTGGTAACAACATACTCAACTCTGTTGGTAGAAACAGTAAATTTAAACAAATTAACATGCTTATTTTTAGCAAAGCCTTTTATATGAATCTCTACTCCATGCCTGATCTCTTCATCTGAAAATGTCAACTCTTTTACAGCTTTATAAGGTTTAGAATCGTGTGTTTTACTAACGTTTCTATTGGCTTTAATAGGGGCATAATAATATTTCCCCAGAGAGTCAACATGTTGCATAATTTTGTGTGTAGAATACCATGTGTCAAAAAGTACTGTTTGAAAAGGAATCTTCTTGCTATAAACAGCATTATTTAACATGTTTAATAGGTGTTCTAGTTTTGTTGCTCCATCATGATCAGGTGCAAAAATTCGATAATCTATTACCCAAAACTTACAAAACTTACGCTATGTTTGATATAATGCCCATGAATTAAGGGATATTATGAAGTGCTTCACTATAAAACATTGCTGTGTAATAAGAGTTTTTAGCATATTTGCTATAACATAGCGTAAGTTTTGAGCTATAAGATATGTGAGTAAAATCTGAATTGTTTTGAAACTAGATATCTTCTATACCTAAGCTATATCTAGGTATATTCTTGCTTTTTTTTTAAGCATTTTAGTATGCTCGTAACAATATTATGATTTATATTAAACCAATAAATATACTTATTTTGGTAGGTAGAATATTTACTGGTTTTTTTATAGTTATTAAATTTATACAGCTGAGATTATATTATTTTGTAGAAATGTAAAGAAATTTGTTTATATTTTTACTTTAAATATAAACAATATATTTTATATTTAAAACAAGCAGTGAATTTACTTTATTTTTATGTCAAATTTAAAAACCAAAATTAATGAGTTAATGGCTCAAAGAAAAATGAGTGCTAAAGATATTGAAAATTTAACAGGATTAAGTAGAAATACTGTTAATAGTATAATATTTGGTAGCTCTAAAAACCCTGGCATTTATACTATTAAGCAATTAGCAAATGCTTTGAATGTTAAGGTAGAATCCTTAATTTCTGATAATAAAGAAACTCAAATTGATATTTTAAATCCAGAACAAATAAAATTATTTGGCGAAGTTGTAAGCCTTACTACAAATATTATTTCCGACAAAAACATTGATTTTTCTATGCATAAAATTACTTCTATTATACAAGAAGTATATCAATGTGCTTTAAAAGGCAAGTCGGAAGAAGTACAAAAGCATTTAGCAGAATATTTAATGGATATGCACATAGACTCTGCAAACAAAATTTAAACTATTTTTCGTCAAGAGTTTATTGCGTGGATTGGGAATTGTCATTTATAGTACCGGACAGTTATTATTCTATGTCATTCCCGCTTAAGGCTTGCCCAGCGTGGATCGAAAAACGCCCTAAGGTAGTAATCTAGTTACTTGGGAACTAGATCCAGAAAATAATAAAAAATACTAATTTTATTAGTATTTTTAACTGGCTCTAGTTCATAAATCACGGGATGACAGGGGAAAATGATCCACGCAAGCAAAACCCTTATACATTACTAACTAGCGTCAGTTCAAATTGTAAAACATTTTTTCTAATTCTTCTAAGTGTTGTTCTATTCTTTCAATATCTTCATCTGTTACGGGAGTTTCTAATAAATGTGCAACTTCATCTTTTAGAATATTTACTTTTCTCTTTCAATGAAATCTAAATTAATATTGTGAATGTTTTTTTTATTTTGGTTTGACATTTGATGGATCCTGATTAATTAAAACCACCAATGAATGAAACTTTGGTGGCCGGGGGGAGGTAAGAAAACCGTTACAACAGTTTACAATAGCCTTTAGGTTTAAGGTATGCACCTTAAACCCTGGACATAGCTATTGACACCCCAATAAAGCCGAGGATGGTATCATTTAATGGTAGATACCCACCATGTAACAAGAGATTCTTACATCCCAAAATAGCCTAATAGCTATTTCAATTACAATTTATACTTAACTCCTCAAAAAAGTCAATTAGCAATTAAGTTTTATTATTTTACTAAAAGCCATTAATGCTTGTAATTTTACAAACCATTAGTTGTTTTTTATTATTGCTATTTTTATTTCTAATATTAGTTATAAAATTTATAAAACTTACGCTATGAGTAAAAAAGTGATAAATTATTGTAAAAATAATTAAACATGTCAAAGAGGATAAAGTTGCAAGCAATACCAATTAATAGGACAGATTATTGTCAATTTTTAATAGTTAGCCAAAAGAATTATAGTTTAACCTACTACGCTGAACATGCAAAGAAATGTAGTCATGATGTTATTAATAGATTTTTAAGGAATGAAAAATATACACCTTCTTTGTTATGGGAACACATCAAGAATGATGTTATTTTTTCATCTAATGGATATACAATATTTGATGATACGGTTTTAAATAAAAGGAATACGAAGCAAATAGAAATTGCAAGATCGCAGTACAGTGGAGCTACAGGTAGAGTTACTAAAGGTATAGGAGTAGTGAGTCTGGTATATTATAGCATAAGTCATTAAGGTACTGACAGAGCGAGAGTATCATGTTATAGTAAGCAAATATTAACAAGCATGTAAAGAGATATGGCACGAGCATATGCAATAGAACTAAGACTAAGAGTTATAAAAGCTGTAGAAGCAGGGATACGAATAAGTAAGGTAAGTAAATTATTTAATGTAAGTCGTGATACTATATATAAATGGAAAAAATTAAAAGATAAGCAAGGTACTTTAGAAGCAGCAACTGGTTATCAGAAAGGACATAGTCATAAGATAAAAGATTCAGAATCTTTTAAAGAATTTTTTAAAGCTAATATGAATAAAACATCAAAGGAGTTAGCAAAGCAATGGGGTAATATTGCATCTGTAACTATTTTAAGACAAATCAGAAAACTTGGCTATAGCTATAAAAAAACTCATTTTCATCCGAAAAGAGATATTAAATTAAGAAATGAATTTATAGCAAAGATACAAACCATCACAAAAGACAAATTAGTATATCTTGATGAATCTGGAATAGAGGATAATGCTTGCAAAGAGTATGGATGGAGCATTATAGGACAAAGGTGTTATGGAGAAAAGGTGTATCAACATAAATTTAGAATAAGTATGATAGCTGGTCTTTGTAATGGTAATCTTATTGCTCCTGTAATATTTGAAGGTAATTGTAATACAGAGGTCTTTAAAACTTATATTAGGGATGTATTAATTACAGAATTACAACCTGGGCAAACCGTTATTATGGATAACATTAATTTTCATAAAAATTCTAAAGTTAAAGAGTTCATTGAATCCGTTGGTTGTACCATATTGTATTTACCAACTTACTCTCCTGATTTAAATCCTATAGAGCATTACTGGTTTAAGATAAAAAATGAAATTAGGAAAGTTGTAGGAGATTTTGAAACATTTTATGATGCTGTTTTTAATACTATTAAATTGTCAGTATCTTAATGATTTATGCTATATAACCCTGATATTAATAAGTTTTGGGTAATAGATTATCGAATTTTTGCACCTGATCATGATGGACCAACAAAACTAGAACACCTATTAAACATGTTAAATAATGCTGTTTATAGCAAGAAGATTCCTTTTCAAACAGTACTTTTTGACACATGGTATTCTACACACAAAATTATGCAACATGTTGACTCTCTGGGGAAATATTATTATGCCCCTATTAAAGCCAA carries:
- the def gene encoding peptide deformylase, yielding MSILPIVTAPDERLKQKSQAVPEVNDQIRKFMDDMVETMYHEDGGGLAAVQVGVLKRIMVIDIKDHDPIKRPKDFYPLFIVNPEIIEKSEELVIANEGCISVPEQRYEIARSESIKIRYLDYHNKPQELEANDWLARVIQHEYDHLEGKLMIDYLSSMKRDIALRKLKKLKKNIV
- a CDS encoding FeS assembly protein IscX; protein product: MHWHELDIEEITEQLEDNYHDQYNDIKLSGLKRLIESLIDSESFEGEIKEITLEEILERWGEIREENE
- a CDS encoding helix-turn-helix transcriptional regulator, which produces MSNLKTKINELMAQRKMSAKDIENLTGLSRNTVNSIIFGSSKNPGIYTIKQLANALNVKVESLISDNKETQIDILNPEQIKLFGEVVSLTTNIISDKNIDFSMHKITSIIQEVYQCALKGKSEEVQKHLAEYLMDMHIDSANKI
- a CDS encoding IS630 family transposase produces the protein MARAYAIELRLRVIKAVEAGIRISKVSKLFNVSRDTIYKWKKLKDKQGTLEAATGYQKGHSHKIKDSESFKEFFKANMNKTSKELAKQWGNIASVTILRQIRKLGYSYKKTHFHPKRDIKLRNEFIAKIQTITKDKLVYLDESGIEDNACKEYGWSIIGQRCYGEKVYQHKFRISMIAGLCNGNLIAPVIFEGNCNTEVFKTYIRDVLITELQPGQTVIMDNINFHKNSKVKEFIESVGCTILYLPTYSPDLNPIEHYWFKIKNEIRKVVGDFETFYDAVFNTIKLSVS